The DNA window TATCGTGGAGATCCGGGTAGGGATCAGCTTCTCGGAGATTGGAAAGATGTAGGGGAAGTTGAGGCCGACCGTTGTGCGGTCCAGGAAACCTGCCTGGTTCACAGGAATCAGCACTCGGTCGTGGCTGACGGTGAACAGCAGTTCGTTCACCTTCGTGGGGCTGAGCACCCAGGTGTAATCGAGAGAGTTTGTAAAGTTCGGGCGGTCAAAGTACTTCGGTGTTTCACCGCTGCCGCCGTCGAGCGGCTGGTACTCCCAGAAGCTGTAATAGATGCCCCGGTAGCGGAGCCGCTGGTTTGGCGTCGCGTTCACATCCACAGAAATGGTTTTCTTCTGCTGGCGCTGTGGATGGCTTGCGTAAGCAGTCCAGTTCCGGTTGCCGAGCGGGACCGCAAGATTCGGCGCGGGATACGATTTGAGGAGTCCAAGCCCGTTGGGGCTAATCGTTGACCCGCCCGGCGTGATGGGTCCTGTGGTAGACATCACGTTGCCCGGAATGTTTTGGCCAGTCTTTGGGTCCACCAGTTGTACGGAATGACCATAGAATATATTTTGGGGATCCAGCAGTTCGCTGAAGTTGCCGTTTCGCATCAAGAGCGTCGGGACAGTCATGCTGGACGTGTCCGTATAGTAATTCCGAGTGAACTCCTGCCCCCAGTACCAGAACACTTTGTCCTTGTTGGTATTGAAATGTCCCGGGATGTAGAAAGGCCCGCCGATGTTGTATCCGAAGTCATTGTAGTGATCGGGGGCGGTAAAGGCAGTGGTCGGATTGGTATTGCGCTGCCATGTGTTGGCGTTCAAGTCGGTGTTCCGAACGTATTCGTAAGCGGCCCCGTGGAACTGAGGACCGCCGCTCTTGGTGACGATGCGAATCTGTCCGCCGGAAGTTCGCCCGTATTCGGCGGAGTAATTCGCGCCCAGAACCTGGACCTCCTCGGTGGAGTCCTCGTCGGCGGAACCCAGGCTGGTGCCGTTGGCGCGCGTGCGGGTAGCGGGTGCTCCATCATAGGTGATCAGGTTGTCCCAATTGCGTGAACCATTAAAGTGCGAGGGGCCCTGGCCAAAATTGAAATTCAAGCCCGATAGGTTGCCGCCCTGAGCTCCGGGCGCAAGTTGGGCCAGGTTGACCGGGTTGCGTCCGTTGAGTTCCAGGGAGTCAATCTGTTGCCGTGTAACCAGCTTTTGCACGGCTGCGGATTGGGTTTGTAGAGTTGCGACCTGTGCCGTGACTTCCACGGTCTGCGTCGTTGCGCCCACTTTCAATACGGCATCCAATGCCAAACGCCCGCTTGGGTCAAGCTTGTTATTATTTGAGACATACTTCTGGAAACCAACCGCCTCGATCGTCATTGTGTAGTAGCTGGGGGGGAGGTTGGGAATGGAGTAGAAGCCGCTTGCGTCAGTCGTGGCCTGGCGCCGGAGGCCGCTCTGGTTGTTCACCGTGACCGCAGCCCTCGGAACTGTCGCTCCCGAGGGGTCCTTGATATACCCGGATATGCTTCCGAAATCCGACTGCGCCCAAAGGGTTCCGGATAGCATGAAACCAAGACACACCGCGATAATGGCTTTCCTTCGAACTTTGCGCATGCTGCGCTCCTTTCATGAAATCCTCAAGTTTCCTTGAGGTGGAATGAAGAAACTTCAAAATGAGCTTCTCGACCACCGGATTGGCTTGTGAAATCCCAAACCGGAAGCTGTCCTGGCTACTGCCCCAGGACGGCGCCGGCTGTAGCCGGTCAAAGTTTTCTGAAGGCAAGCGAAAGGATAGAACGGAATTGTTACCCGATTGTTACGCCTGGAAGATTTTCAAATTAAGAAAATGAGGACAGACGTTGTCATCGATTGGCTAAGCCTCCCTTGTCCAAGGGGGGATAAACCTCTGGCGATTGGCTTGCCCTGCTTAAATCGAGTTTTGAGCATCCGCAAAATCTCTCGTTTGCTTTCGACAACAATGGAATCGAAAGGCCCAAGCAACTCGACGCAACGATCAACGCCATGACGGCAGGAATTGACCACCAATTGATAAACTACTGTATATGGCAACTTTATCATCATGTCAAGCCCTTTAAGAGGATTCCCGGAGGCATTTTGCGCCTCTATAAGTTATCTTTCGAAAAACGCGATAGTTAAGGTCGATTGACACCTCAAACAGCGCCGGATATGCTGATAGAAGTTCTTCGTTTGGGCGCCGATCCAGCACAGCCTTCCGAAGAAGAAGAAATCGAACACGGCGAGAGTGGGCCGGAGTTTGAATGACTCTTGTGCGGTGGGGTACTGCTGACAGCGTGTCGGGGGCCTCTGACAAGGTTTTGAAATGCATTTTCTTGCCAGGCTGGAAGAAATCGAAAAGCGCTACGAGGAGCTGACGGTAGCGTTGAGCGACCCGCGAGTGCTGGGGGACCCGTCTGTCTATCAAAAGGCCGCCAAAGGCCACGCCGAACTCCAGGAACTCGTCGATCGTTTTCGGGAGTGGAAGGAAGTTCAGAAATCGCTAGTGGGCACCAGGTCTCTGCTGGAAGATTCATCCTCTGATTCAGAAATGCGTGCGCTTGCGCAGGAAGAGATGGCGGAACTCGAGAAGCGGCAGGAAGCGGTTGAAGGCCAGTTAAAGGTCTTGCTGCTGCCGAAGGACCCAAATGACGAAAAGAATATCGTACTCGAGATCCGCGCGGGGACGGGAGGCGATGAAGCCACGCTCTTTGCGCAGGAGATCTTCCGCATGTACGGACGTTATGCGGAGGAACAGAACTGGAAAGTTGATGTGCTATCTTCCTCCCTCTCAAGCGTTGGCGGCCTGAAAGAAGTGATCGCCGTGATCGAAGGCAAGAACGTTTACAGCCGTCTGAAATACGAAAGCGGCGTCCACCGCGTGCAGCGCGTTCCTGCTACTGAACAGCAGGGCCGGATTCACACCTCCGCGATAACGGTTGCCGTGCTTCCCGAGGCTGACGAAGTCGACGTGCAGATTGATCCCAAGGAGATCCGCATTGACACGTTCTGTTCTTCAGGGCCTGGCGGCCAGTCGGTAAACACAACTTATTCCGCCGTCCGCATCACGCACCTGCCTACTGGGATGGTCGTCTCGTGCCAGGATGAGAAATCGCAGATCAAGAACCGGGCCAAGGCCCTTCGCGTTTTGCGTTCGAGGCTTTATGAGCAGCGGCTCGAAGAGCAGCAGAAGCAGATTTCTGAAGAGCGCCGCACGATGGTAGGCACCGGCGACCGCAGCGAAAAGATCAGAACGTATAACTTTCCGCAGAACCGTGTGACGGACCACCGCATTGGCCTCACGCTCCACCAGCTTGACCGCATCATCGACGGAAAGCTGGACGAAATCATCGACGCCTTGATCACCCACTTTCAGACCGAAAAGCTCAAGCAGGCGACGGTCGCTGCCTGATGGCCGCTGGCCTGAGTTCTGGTTTCAGCAATGCAACTTCGTGAGGCGCTCCAGGCGGGGCTGAAACGCCTCCTGGAACATGACGTACCTTCTTCGAGCCTGGCCGCGGAACTACTGCTGATGCACGTCCTCCAGCAGGACCGCTCTTTCCTTTACATGCACGCCGATCAGGACTTACGGCCTGAGCAGTTGGAGGGCTACATGAAATTGGTTGGCGAGCGCTGCACAGGAAAGCCCACGCAATACGTTACGGGCCATCAGGAGTTCTGGGGCCAGGATTTTGAAGTGACTCCCGCGGTCTTGATTCCGCGGCCGGAAACCGAACATGTCATCGAAGCCGTGCTTGACCTGATAAGCCGGAAAGGTCTTTCTAAAGAAGGGCCTCTTCGCATTGTAGACGTAGGCACAGGCTCAGGATGCATCCCTATCGCTCTAGCCCGGGAACTTCCTTTCGCCGAGCTGTACGCCACGGACATCTCAGCCGATGCGCTTGATGTCGCATCACGGAACGCCCGGCGTCTGGGAGCGGCAGGGCAGGTTAAATTCCTGGAAAGCGACTTGCTTTCCTGTCTGATTAAGCCCGAATTCCTAAGCACATTTGATTTTGTCGTCTCCAACCCACCCTATGTGGGACATGATGAACTTGCCGACGTGCAGCGCGAGGTGCGCGAATTTGAGCCGCGCCTGGCGTGGGGTGATCTGGCCCAGGGTGAGGAAATCTATGCCCGGCTGTTCCCGCAGGCGCACCATCTTCTCAAGTTCGGCGGCTCGGTGGTGGTTGAGATTGGCTACAATAAGAAGGACGCGGTTCTGCGCCTGCTGGGCGAGGGCTGGCTGCAGCGGGAAGTGCGTCAAGACCTCGCCGGCATTCCACGCGTGGTCACTGCGCGCAAGACGGGCTGAATTGTTATGCTTCGCCAGATCCTTCATGTTGACATGGACGCCTTCTTCGTGTCAGTGGAAGAACTTGCTGACCCATCACTCAGAGGCAAGGCGGTTGTTGTGGGCGCGGACCCGGACGGACGGGGAGTTGTGACAGCGGCCAGTTACGAGGCGCGCAAATTCGGTGTACATTCCGCCATGCCTATCGGAACGGCAAAAAAGCTTTGTCCCCACGCCATCTTCCTTCGTGGACATTACGCAAAATATCGTGAGTATTCTCGAAGAATCTGCGAGGTTTTCCAGGAATTCACCCCCGTGATTGAAATGGTTTCAATCGATGAAGCGTATTTGGATCTGACCGGTTCCGAGCGCCTGCACGGAGGAATGCTGAGCGCTGCTGACCGGCTGATCCGGACGATCAAGAAGCGGACGGGGCTGGACTGCTCAGTGGGCGCGTCCACATCTCACCTGGTGTCGAAGATCGCATCCGATCAGGCAAAGCCTCATGGGTTGCTCTACGTATTTCCTGGATGCGAGGCGGCCTTCCTTGCGCCATTGCCGGTTCGTCGTATGCCGGGCATTGGGAAAGTGACTGAACCAGAGCTCCTTGCGATGGGCATTGCAACCATCGGAGACCTCCAGATTTACGGGGCCGAGCGCCTGCAAAAGAGATTTGGGAAGTACGGCGACTGGCTCTACACCAAGTCGCTGGGGAAGGACATTGACGCTTATGCCTACCAAGAAGAGCCGAAATCGATCAGCCACGAAACCACTTTCTCCGTAGACACGGTGGACGGCGGGGAACTGGAGCGGACGCTTTCTTACCTTTCTCAGCTTGTTGCAAGGCGCCTGCGGGAACACCAGCTTTTTGCGCGCACGGTCGGCTTGAAGCTCCGCAACCATCGATTCAAAACGATCACGCGTGACACAACACTGGATGAGCCGACCCATCTGGATTCGGTGATTTTTAACCATGTCCTGCGGATGTTCAATGCGGCGTGGGACGGGCGGGAAAGCATTCGGCTGGTGGGCGTGCGTGCGGCAAAACTGGACAGCTCAACCTTCCAACGTGGTCTGTTCGATTCTGCAAAGCGCGAAAAGCTCGACCGTGCCTTTCACGCGGCAGACCAGGTCCGGGGGCGCTATGGGTTCGATGCGGTTCAACTGGCGCGTTCTATTGATCCGGATAAGAAGTAGAGCATGTTACTTTAGGCGGAAGGGAAGGCCGGGCTACGGATGGTGAGGAAAGGACCGGCGAGAGGGACTGCAGGTCCTTATAGAGCATTCATGGAACCTAAGCGCCAGGCTGCAACTGACATTGTTCGACGATTGCGGGAAGCAGGGTTCGATGCATATTTTGTGGGCGGCTGCGTGCGTGACATCGTGATGGGCAAGGACCCTAAGGATTACGATGTTGCAACCTCCGCGCATCCCGCACAGGTCGTCGGGATGTTTCCTGACAGCCTGACGGTGGGTGCGCATTTCGGGGTAGTGATGGTTCCGCGCGAAGCAGGGAATGTGGAAGTCGCAACCTTCAGGCGCGACGGCCTCTACGCGGACGGGCGGCACCCCGTCCAGGTCGAGTATGCGAAGTCTGCCGAGGAGGATGTCAGCCGTCGTGATTTTACCATCAACGGACTGCTCTATGATCCGATAGAAAACACAGTGCTCGATTATGTTGGAGGGCAGCTGGACATTCGCGACCGCAGAGTCCGCACCGTTGGCGACCCTTACAAACGCTTCAGCGAAGACCGCCTTCGCATGCTTCGCGCCGTGCGTTTTTCCGCTCGGTTCAATTTTAAGCTCGACTCCGCGGCTGCAGACGCCATCAGAAAACTGGCCGGCGAGATCCGGCTGGTCAGCGCCGAAAGAATTCGCGACGAGATCCTGAAGATTCTAACAGAGGGACAGGCACGCCGAGGTTTCGAGTTGCTGGACGCCACCGGCCTGCTGGAGCAAGTGCTGCCGGAGGTGAAGGCTATGCAGGGTGTTGAGCAGCCGCCGGAGTTCCACCCTGAAGGCGACGTCTGGACGCACACACTGATGATGCTGGATAGGCTTAAAGACCCGGCGCCCACACTGGCACTTGGCGTATTGCTGCACGATGTTGGCAAGCCGCGTACTTTCGTCATACGGGAGCGCATCCGCTTTGACAACCACGTCGAGGT is part of the Acidobacteriota bacterium genome and encodes:
- a CDS encoding DNA polymerase IV, which produces MLRQILHVDMDAFFVSVEELADPSLRGKAVVVGADPDGRGVVTAASYEARKFGVHSAMPIGTAKKLCPHAIFLRGHYAKYREYSRRICEVFQEFTPVIEMVSIDEAYLDLTGSERLHGGMLSAADRLIRTIKKRTGLDCSVGASTSHLVSKIASDQAKPHGLLYVFPGCEAAFLAPLPVRRMPGIGKVTEPELLAMGIATIGDLQIYGAERLQKRFGKYGDWLYTKSLGKDIDAYAYQEEPKSISHETTFSVDTVDGGELERTLSYLSQLVARRLREHQLFARTVGLKLRNHRFKTITRDTTLDEPTHLDSVIFNHVLRMFNAAWDGRESIRLVGVRAAKLDSSTFQRGLFDSAKREKLDRAFHAADQVRGRYGFDAVQLARSIDPDKK
- a CDS encoding CCA tRNA nucleotidyltransferase produces the protein MEPKRQAATDIVRRLREAGFDAYFVGGCVRDIVMGKDPKDYDVATSAHPAQVVGMFPDSLTVGAHFGVVMVPREAGNVEVATFRRDGLYADGRHPVQVEYAKSAEEDVSRRDFTINGLLYDPIENTVLDYVGGQLDIRDRRVRTVGDPYKRFSEDRLRMLRAVRFSARFNFKLDSAAADAIRKLAGEIRLVSAERIRDEILKILTEGQARRGFELLDATGLLEQVLPEVKAMQGVEQPPEFHPEGDVWTHTLMMLDRLKDPAPTLALGVLLHDVGKPRTFVIRERIRFDNHVEVGAKMAEEICRKLRLSLRDTARVVELVRHHMRFKDFPRMKRSTQIRFLRMDGFNEHLELHRLDCLASHGKLENYELASQMLREIPEDEIRPARLLRGRDLIRDGYKPGPMFKLILQAVEDAQLEGEIRTKEDALQLVHQRFPIPHL
- a CDS encoding peptide chain release factor 1, which codes for MHFLARLEEIEKRYEELTVALSDPRVLGDPSVYQKAAKGHAELQELVDRFREWKEVQKSLVGTRSLLEDSSSDSEMRALAQEEMAELEKRQEAVEGQLKVLLLPKDPNDEKNIVLEIRAGTGGDEATLFAQEIFRMYGRYAEEQNWKVDVLSSSLSSVGGLKEVIAVIEGKNVYSRLKYESGVHRVQRVPATEQQGRIHTSAITVAVLPEADEVDVQIDPKEIRIDTFCSSGPGGQSVNTTYSAVRITHLPTGMVVSCQDEKSQIKNRAKALRVLRSRLYEQRLEEQQKQISEERRTMVGTGDRSEKIRTYNFPQNRVTDHRIGLTLHQLDRIIDGKLDEIIDALITHFQTEKLKQATVAA
- the prmC gene encoding peptide chain release factor N(5)-glutamine methyltransferase, whose product is MQLREALQAGLKRLLEHDVPSSSLAAELLLMHVLQQDRSFLYMHADQDLRPEQLEGYMKLVGERCTGKPTQYVTGHQEFWGQDFEVTPAVLIPRPETEHVIEAVLDLISRKGLSKEGPLRIVDVGTGSGCIPIALARELPFAELYATDISADALDVASRNARRLGAAGQVKFLESDLLSCLIKPEFLSTFDFVVSNPPYVGHDELADVQREVREFEPRLAWGDLAQGEEIYARLFPQAHHLLKFGGSVVVEIGYNKKDAVLRLLGEGWLQREVRQDLAGIPRVVTARKTG